The Deinococcus puniceus genome segment CTAAAAGAAATAAATAAGAAGGTTGGGTTTACTCTATTGACCAAAATGGGAACTAAACGCGGTGGGGTTGCTCTAGGGCGCGTGATTCCTTTAGGTGTGGGTGCTCTAATAGGAGGAGGAGCGAACCTAGCTGCCATGCATTCTTTTATTAAATCACTTAATAAGTATTTTTCCACCGATCACCCCCAAGAGTACACAGTCAAAGAATGAAGCTGCTCCTCATTCCGCCCGATACCCGCCCACCCACGCTGGCGCACCCGCTGCAACTGGCCCGCATGACCGGGGCTGCCGTGCAGGTGCCACCCGCCGAAGCTTTGCCGAACTTCTTCACCCCCGGCAACACGGCCACGCTGCGGACTTGGCTGCTAGACCATGCAGCGCAGGCCGACACCCTGATCGTGTGCTTGGAAACGCTGTGCTTGGGTGGCATGATCCCGGCGCGGCGCGTGTCGGACGGGTTGGACAGGGTGCTGGAGCGGCTGAACGTGCTGCGGGAAGCACGGGCGCTGAATCCGGACTTGCATATTTACGCACATGGCGTGGTGGTACGGGTAGCGCACGACAACGACCCACACGAAGAAAAGGAGTATTACGGCGAGTGGGGGCCGGGGCTGCGGGCTTACTCTGTGGCGGCAGATCGGCACGCGCGGCATGGCGAGGCCGAACGGGACGCCCTGACCGCCGCCCGCGCCGCCTTGCCCCCGCACATTCTGGCCGACTGGGTGGGCACGCGGGAGCGCAACCGCACGCTGCATCTGCACGCGCTGGACTTGCTGGCAGAGGGCGTGCTGACCCATCTGAGCGTTACTTTGGACGATACGAGCGAATACGGCTTGGCCGCCCTAGACCGCCGCATGCTGGAAGCCCGCGCCGACGAATTGGGCGTGTGGGCGCGGTTCGACTGCTACCCCGGAGCCGACGAGGTGCCGTGTGCGTTGCTAACGCGGGCGCTGCGGCGCGGCCTGCCCCCAGCGCGGGCGTGGGTGCGCTACAGCGGCACACTCGGCGCGGGCGCGGGCCTGATCTACGAAGACCGTCCGGCGGGGGAGCTGGTGCGGGCGCACTTGCGGGGCGCGGGCTGCGTGCTGGCCGACAGTGTGGCCGAGGCCGATTTCATTCTGGCCGTGAATACGCCGGGGCTGCGGCAGGCCAACCTTCAACCTGACTGGGCCACCGTAGACACGCCGCACCGCCACTTGCCCGCTTTTGTAGACACCATTCGAGCCGACTTGGAGGCGGGGCGGGCCGTGTCGCTGGCCGACATCGCCTACCCCAACGGAGCCGAGCGGCGGCTGTGGACGCTGATGCAGCCGCTCTCGCTGGCAGAATTGGCAGGATTCAGCGCGTGGAATACGGCGGGCAATACGCTGGGCAGCGCGGTGGCGTTCGGGGCGCTGGCGGCACAAGTCAGCGATAAAGCCGCCCACGCCGAAGCCATGTTTTCCCGCGTGGTAGACGACGTGCTGTATCAGGCGTATGCCCGCGCCGAGGTTCGCGCCCACCTGGGCAGCCCCAGCCCCTACGACTTGGGCGAAGCCAGAGCCGACGCTGAAGCCAAGCTGCAAGAGCTGATCACGCCGCGAATTCAGGCCGTGTGGGACAGGCATTGGGGCGGGTCAGGGCTGAAGCTGGAGCTTGGGCAGGCGCACCTGAGTTGGCCGAGGTTGTTTACGGGCGTGTTTCCGCTGAGCGTCAGCCACACGGGGGAAACAGGATGACCACTTCTCCCCCACTTCTCGCGCTGGATATCGGCGGAACCTCTCTGCGGGCCGCCCTGATTCGGAACGGACAGATCACCGAGCGCCGCGAAGCCCGGACGCCCAAACCGAGTACGCCCGACGCCGTGATTGCCGCCGCCCTCGCCTTGGCCGCGCCACTTTCCGCACACGCTGCCGCGTTGGGGGTGGCCTGTGCGGGCGCGGTCGCGGGCGGCAGAGTCACCGCCACCGCCGTCCACACTTTCCCCGGCTGGACAGATGTGGCCCTCGCCGAACGCTTGGGCGCGGGCTTGGGTTTGCCCTGCGCCGCCCTGAACGATGCCCGCGCCGCCGCGTGGGGCGAATGGGCGGCGGGTGCGGGCCGGGACACACAGGAATTCATGTTCATTACGGTCAGCACAGGCGTGGGCGCGGGGCTGGTGCTGGGCGGGCGGCTGCATCTGGCGGGCAACGGTCTGGACGCCGAACTCGGCTTTGTCAGTGTGCCTGCCGCGTGGCAACTGGGGCAAGACGTACCACCGCTGGGCCAGTTGGGGCCGCTGGAATTTGAAAGCAGCGGCACGGCATTGGGGGGGCAAGCCGTCCAGCTGGGCTTTGCCGATGCCCGCGCCCTGTGCGACGCCGCAGAGGGAGGGGATCTGAAAGCCGAAGCCGTCTACACCCGCTCGGCAGCGTTGATGGCGTGGAAAATAGCCGACATCGCGGCCCTGTTGGGCATGACACGGGTGGCACTCGGCGGCAGCGTGGGCCTCAGAGGCGGCTATTTGGCACGGGTACAAGCCAGCCTCGCACTCTTCCCGGCCCGCTACCAGCCCGAAGTCGTTCACGCCGAATTGGGGGCCGATGCGGGTCTGATCGGTGCAGCGCTTTGGGCGGGGCGCGGTGAGGGGAAAGGCATCTAAGGGTCGAAGGTTTGAGGGTCTAAGAAAAGGCGAAAAGAGCGACTGAGTGCCCACCATTTCCGTCTCCGTGACCGCTTCTACTGCTGAGCTTCGAACCTTGGCAGCAGATGAGTAAAGCCCAGCACCTCGCACACGAACAGCTGGGTAAGTTCCGGGTCGAACTGGCGGCCACTTTCGCGGATCAGGTGTTCTACGGCGTCCTGATAGGGCCATGCAGGTTTGTAGGGCCGCACGCTGGTCAGGGCGTCGAACACGTCCACGATGGCCATAATCCGGGCCACCAGCGGAATCGCCCCTTCGCGCAGTCCCAGCGGGTAGCCGTGACCGTCCCAGCGTTCGTGGTGGTGGCGCACGGCGTCTACCGTCTGGGCGGGCAAAAAGGGCAGTTCGGCCAAGACCTGCACGCCCCACAGCGGATGCTGCAAAATCACTTCGTATTCCAGCGCGTTCAGGGGGCCGGGTTTATGCAGGATTTCCTGCGGCACCCGCGCCTTGCCGATGTCGTGCAGGGCGGCTCCCCAGCGCACGGCCCGCACTTCACTCGGCCCCAGCCCCGCCGCGCCTGCCAACCGCTGGGCAAAATCCACGATCCGGCGAATATGCTCGGCCTGCCACGCATCCTGACTGACGCCCAACAGATGAATCGCGTCGTCTAGAGCGCGTTCGGTGTGGTTCAGGCGTTCGCTGAGATCGAAGGTGTGCTGGGCGCTGACCTTCAGGGCTTCCAAGCTGCCTGCAACCAGAGGGCCACGCTCGGCCCACACCACGCGCACCACATGACAGGCGTGGCGGGTCAGCAGTTCGGCGTCCTCCAGCACGCCTTGCCCGCGCCGCAAGGCTGCCGGGTAGTGGGCGCGGTCATAACGCAGCCACTCCAGCAGCGGGCGGCCCCGCACTTCATCGGCGCTCAGGCCCGTCATGGTTTCCCACGCGCCGCCCACTTCCAAAATCAGGCCCGCCGCGTCCAGCAGGAACAGGGCTTGTGGCTGCGCTTCCAGCATCACCTGCATCAGATTGGCTTTGGGAACAGTTTCACCAGACCACCCCTGCGAACCGGAAGCCGATGAATCGGCGGCACACAGCGCAGGCGTGCGGAGTTTGGATTTGCCCAGTGAGGGATAGGAGGGGAAATCGAAGTCTTCAAACATGGAGGGCCGGGGCGCACAGGCGGCACTGTGAGGAGAATGGGAAGGGACGCCGCCACCGGACAGGTGAGGTCAGTGCAAAAAGTCCAGTGGGCATAAGTGGATGGTAGGGGATGTGCTGTGAGTAGCCCGTGAGGGAGGCTGACCGACCGTATACCGGCGAGAAAGCCTCCTGGACATTTTCTAGCTGACTGGCAAGTTTTTTACACTGGATATAACATGAAGACCAGATAAAGGGCTGAAAACACGCTCATATCTTATAGAGCCGAAATCTGGCGTGGGAGAGCGGGGTGTTCGCCGCTTGGTGTCCGGCCTACACAAAACGGCGGCCTGAGCGGGCGGCTGCGCTAAGGTACTGGCTATGCTTCGTGTGCTGTTTGTGGGAGACGTGTACGGCCAACCCGGACGCCGGGTGCTGGCGGCGCATCTCCCCACCCTGCGGGGGCCGGACGGCCTCAGAAACTTCGATTTCATCATCGTGAATATGGAGAACGCGGCGGGGGGTTTCGGTCTGCACCGCGACGCCGCCGAATCTGCGCTGCGGGCGGGTGCGGACTGCATGACGCTGGGCAACCACGCTTGGCATCACCGCGATATTCACGCGCTGCTGGCCGACGCGGAAAGTTATCCCATCGTGCGGCCCCTGAACTACGCCGACCCCGCGACTCCCGGCGTAGGCTGGCGCACCTTTGACGTGCCTACCCGCGTAGACGGCAAACCCGGCCCCACCGAACGCCTGACGGTCATCAATGTGCTGGGGCGCGTGTTTATGGACGCCGTCGCCAACCCCTTCCGGGCCATAGACGAGGTGCTGGAACGGCCCGATTTGGGCAGCGTGTTCGTGGATATTCACGCCGAGGCCACCAGCGAGAAGGCCGCTTTGGCGTGGTATCTGGATGGCCGGGTGGCCGCTGTGATCGGCACGCATACGCACGTGCCCACCGCCGATACCCGGATTTTGCCCGGTGGCACGGCCTTTCAGACCGACGCGGGCTTTACCGGGCCGCACGACAGCATCATCGGGGCCGCGCCCGAAGGCCCCATTCAGCGCTTCTTGACCGAGCGCTCTTACCGTTACGCCGTGGCAGAGGGCCGGGCCGAACTGAACGGCGTGGCGCTGGAGCTGCAAGACAACCGCGCAGTGAGCATCGAACGTTACCGTTACCTTGAAGCAGACCACCGGGAGGACGACTATGGGCATTCGCAATGACGTAAATCTGCTGGGGCGCACGCTGGGGCAAGTGCTGAAGGAACAGGAAGGCGAGGCGTTTTTTGATCTAGTGGAACGCACGCGGGCGTTGGTGCGCGAGGTACGCGGCGGCGGCGACGACTCGGAATTGCGGGCGCTGATCGGCGGGCTGAACGAGGCCGATGCGGGCAACCTGACGCGGGCCTTCACGTGGTACTTCCAACTTGTGAATCTGGCCGAGGAATACGAGCGGGTGCGGGTGCTGTCGGGATCGCAGGGCACGCGCCCACAGAGCATAGAGGGCGCACTGGTAGAGCTGAAGGCGCAGGGCGTGAGCGCTATTGAGGCCGAAGCATTGCTGGCCCGCCTTGATTTGGGCCTCACGTTTACCGCCCACCCCACCGAGATGCGCCGCCGCACCATTCGCAGCCATCTGGTCGAGGTGGCCCGCGCCATTCCCGACCTGCACAGCCAAGACGAATCGGCGGTAGAGCGTGTGGCCGCGCACGTGGAAGCCATGTGGACGACCCCCGAACTGCGCCGCCTGAAACCCACCGTGCTGGATGAAGTCAAGGGCGGTCTGAATTACGTCACTTCCATTGCACAGGCACTCCCGGCGCTCCAGCGCGACCTTCAGCGGGCCTTCCGCACGGTGTATGGGCGCGACACGGCGGCCCAAGTCCCCCTCAGTTTCAGTTCTTGGATGGGCGGTGACCGCGACGGCAACCCCTTCGTGACCCCGCAGGCCACTGCCGGAGCGCTGGAAATTCACCGGCAACGGGCGCGGGAAGTGCTGCTGAGCGCGATAAAACAGGCGTATGCCGATCTGAGTCAGGAGGGAAACACAGAAGATTCCCCCGACAGCTACCGCGAAGAGCTGCGTGACCTGCACAATTCGGTACGCGATGGGTTGCCTGTAGAACTCCTGCCGCGCTTGGAAGCCCTGCGCGAGCGACTGCGCGCCGAAGGCCAGCAGCGCAGCGCCGATCAACTGCTGACGCCCTTGCTGACGGTGGCCCGCGTGTTCGGGCAACATCTGGTGAGCTTGGATGTCCGCGAACACAGCGCGCAGACGGGAGCAGCGGTGGCCGAACTGCTGGCGGCGGCAGGCGTGGAGGCCAACTATCTGGCCCTGCCCGAACACGCCAAGTTGGAACTGCTGACCCGCGAACTGCGCTCTCGCCGCCCGCTGTGGCCTGCGGGAGAAGCCCTGACCGACACGCTGGAAACCGCCATCGGCCCCATTCGGGAAGTGCAGGCGGCGACCCGATTGGTTGGCCCCCGCGCTTTCGGACATTACGTGATCAGCATGTCGGAAAGCGTGTCGGACGTGCTGGAGCCGCTGCTGCTGGCCCGCGAGGTGGGGTTTGCCATCCTGCCCGTGCCCCTGTTCGAAACGTTGGCCGACTTGGAACGTGCCCCGCAAGTGGTCTGGGAGTTGCTGAGCCTGCCCGAATACCGAGCCGTGCTGGGCGACAGCGTGCAGGAAATCATGCTGGGGTACAGCGATTCCAACAAAGATGCGGGGTTTTTGGCGGCGAATTGGGCCTTGCACGAAGCGCAGCGCAAGATCAGCGACGTGTGCAGGCGGGCAGGCGTGCATTGGCGCTTCTTTCACGGGCGCGGCACCTCCATCGGGCGCGGCGGTGGGCCTGCGAGTCGGGCTATTTTGGGCCAACCCGCCGGAACCATCGACGCCGGAATCCGCATTACCGAGCAGGGCGAAGCGTTGGCCGACAAATACAGCCACCCCGTCTTGGCCCGCCGCAATCTGGAACAAGCCCTGTACGGCCTGATGCTGGCCGCCGCCCGCCCCGCGCTTGACCCGCCGCAGGAGTGGATGGACGCCCTAGACCGCGCCGCTCGCGTGAGTGCCCGCGCCTACCGCACCCTCGTAGACGACGCCGACTTCATCCCCTTCTTCGAGCGGGTCACGCCCATTCACGAAATCTCGCGCCTGAATATCGCGTCCCGCCCGGTTCGCCGCCCCGGTGCGCCCACGTTGGGCAACCTGCGGGCCATTCCGTGGGTCATGAGCTGGACGCAAAACCGCGCCAATTTACCCGGTTGGTACGGCCTGACCGAAGGGATTCGGGAAATAGGAGTGGAGCAGGCCCGCGCCATGTACGCCGACTGGCCCTTTTTCCGCACCGTGCTGGACAACAGCCAGATGAGTCTTGCCAAAAGCGACCCGCTGATTTTCTGTGAGTACCTGACCCTCCTGGACAACGGCGAAGGCACGGCAGAAGGCAGCGCCCGCCTTGCCGAACACCTAAAATACAGTTACCGCGACGCCGTAGAAGCCGTGCAGAGCGTGATCGGCGCGGAACTGCTGGGCAACGAACCCCGCCTGCGCGAAAGCATTGCCCTACGCAATCCCTACATTGACCCGATCCACCGAATTCAGGTGGAACTGCTGCGCCGCGCCCGCGCCACCGAACACGGTCTGGACGAATACGAACGCCCCCTGCTGCTGAGCTTGCAAGGCGTGGCGGCGGGAGTGAGGAATACGGGGTAAAGCTAAAACTTAACACTGCTGGCCCGCTCTCAACTTGTGTCGGAGCGGGCCAGCAACCATTTCGCTGCCCAGTGTGCAGGCAGACCGCGCAGTGCGGGCAAGTCGTCCGGGCTGAAAAAAGCCAGTTCTATTCCTTCTATGCCGTCTGGAACGGGTGTACCCTGCCACTCGGTGACGTGGTACACCGCCGTATAGAAGTAGGCTTCGTCCCCGTTGGGCAAGTGACGGTGAGGGGTAGTCAGTAACTCAAGCAACTTGAATTCCATAACTTCCAGCCCCGTTTCCTCCCGCACTTCCCGTGTCATGGTGTGCTGCGGCGGCTCCCCCAACTCGCACAGACCACCGGGCAAGCCCCACACATCACGCCCCGCCACGTGTTGCAAGAGCACGTGCCCAGCTTCATTCAGAATGATGCCGACAGCTCCCATCAGATTCACGGGGCTGGTGCCGATCATGCGGCGAAGGTAAGGAAGGTAGTCCTGCACGGCGTCAGGGGTCACTGTCGGCCAGATTAGCCCACCGCCGTAAGAGGCGCGTGGGTTATTTACAACCGGCCCCGGAAACGGATGTTCGTGAACTCCACCCGTTCACCAAAATCAAGTTGCCCCTCCAAGATTCTAGCCCCTAAATACAGCGTTCCTTCCCGCACGGCCTGATCCAGAATGGGG includes the following:
- a CDS encoding DUF4127 family protein, which encodes MKLLLIPPDTRPPTLAHPLQLARMTGAAVQVPPAEALPNFFTPGNTATLRTWLLDHAAQADTLIVCLETLCLGGMIPARRVSDGLDRVLERLNVLREARALNPDLHIYAHGVVVRVAHDNDPHEEKEYYGEWGPGLRAYSVAADRHARHGEAERDALTAARAALPPHILADWVGTRERNRTLHLHALDLLAEGVLTHLSVTLDDTSEYGLAALDRRMLEARADELGVWARFDCYPGADEVPCALLTRALRRGLPPARAWVRYSGTLGAGAGLIYEDRPAGELVRAHLRGAGCVLADSVAEADFILAVNTPGLRQANLQPDWATVDTPHRHLPAFVDTIRADLEAGRAVSLADIAYPNGAERRLWTLMQPLSLAELAGFSAWNTAGNTLGSAVAFGALAAQVSDKAAHAEAMFSRVVDDVLYQAYARAEVRAHLGSPSPYDLGEARADAEAKLQELITPRIQAVWDRHWGGSGLKLELGQAHLSWPRLFTGVFPLSVSHTGETG
- a CDS encoding ROK family protein, producing MTTSPPLLALDIGGTSLRAALIRNGQITERREARTPKPSTPDAVIAAALALAAPLSAHAAALGVACAGAVAGGRVTATAVHTFPGWTDVALAERLGAGLGLPCAALNDARAAAWGEWAAGAGRDTQEFMFITVSTGVGAGLVLGGRLHLAGNGLDAELGFVSVPAAWQLGQDVPPLGQLGPLEFESSGTALGGQAVQLGFADARALCDAAEGGDLKAEAVYTRSAALMAWKIADIAALLGMTRVALGGSVGLRGGYLARVQASLALFPARYQPEVVHAELGADAGLIGAALWAGRGEGKGI
- a CDS encoding HD-GYP domain-containing protein, which produces MFEDFDFPSYPSLGKSKLRTPALCAADSSASGSQGWSGETVPKANLMQVMLEAQPQALFLLDAAGLILEVGGAWETMTGLSADEVRGRPLLEWLRYDRAHYPAALRRGQGVLEDAELLTRHACHVVRVVWAERGPLVAGSLEALKVSAQHTFDLSERLNHTERALDDAIHLLGVSQDAWQAEHIRRIVDFAQRLAGAAGLGPSEVRAVRWGAALHDIGKARVPQEILHKPGPLNALEYEVILQHPLWGVQVLAELPFLPAQTVDAVRHHHERWDGHGYPLGLREGAIPLVARIMAIVDVFDALTSVRPYKPAWPYQDAVEHLIRESGRQFDPELTQLFVCEVLGFTHLLPRFEAQQ
- a CDS encoding TIGR00282 family metallophosphoesterase, whose protein sequence is MLRVLFVGDVYGQPGRRVLAAHLPTLRGPDGLRNFDFIIVNMENAAGGFGLHRDAAESALRAGADCMTLGNHAWHHRDIHALLADAESYPIVRPLNYADPATPGVGWRTFDVPTRVDGKPGPTERLTVINVLGRVFMDAVANPFRAIDEVLERPDLGSVFVDIHAEATSEKAALAWYLDGRVAAVIGTHTHVPTADTRILPGGTAFQTDAGFTGPHDSIIGAAPEGPIQRFLTERSYRYAVAEGRAELNGVALELQDNRAVSIERYRYLEADHREDDYGHSQ
- a CDS encoding phosphoenolpyruvate carboxylase translates to MGIRNDVNLLGRTLGQVLKEQEGEAFFDLVERTRALVREVRGGGDDSELRALIGGLNEADAGNLTRAFTWYFQLVNLAEEYERVRVLSGSQGTRPQSIEGALVELKAQGVSAIEAEALLARLDLGLTFTAHPTEMRRRTIRSHLVEVARAIPDLHSQDESAVERVAAHVEAMWTTPELRRLKPTVLDEVKGGLNYVTSIAQALPALQRDLQRAFRTVYGRDTAAQVPLSFSSWMGGDRDGNPFVTPQATAGALEIHRQRAREVLLSAIKQAYADLSQEGNTEDSPDSYREELRDLHNSVRDGLPVELLPRLEALRERLRAEGQQRSADQLLTPLLTVARVFGQHLVSLDVREHSAQTGAAVAELLAAAGVEANYLALPEHAKLELLTRELRSRRPLWPAGEALTDTLETAIGPIREVQAATRLVGPRAFGHYVISMSESVSDVLEPLLLAREVGFAILPVPLFETLADLERAPQVVWELLSLPEYRAVLGDSVQEIMLGYSDSNKDAGFLAANWALHEAQRKISDVCRRAGVHWRFFHGRGTSIGRGGGPASRAILGQPAGTIDAGIRITEQGEALADKYSHPVLARRNLEQALYGLMLAAARPALDPPQEWMDALDRAARVSARAYRTLVDDADFIPFFERVTPIHEISRLNIASRPVRRPGAPTLGNLRAIPWVMSWTQNRANLPGWYGLTEGIREIGVEQARAMYADWPFFRTVLDNSQMSLAKSDPLIFCEYLTLLDNGEGTAEGSARLAEHLKYSYRDAVEAVQSVIGAELLGNEPRLRESIALRNPYIDPIHRIQVELLRRARATEHGLDEYERPLLLSLQGVAAGVRNTG
- a CDS encoding NUDIX hydrolase, whose product is MTPDAVQDYLPYLRRMIGTSPVNLMGAVGIILNEAGHVLLQHVAGRDVWGLPGGLCELGEPPQHTMTREVREETGLEVMEFKLLELLTTPHRHLPNGDEAYFYTAVYHVTEWQGTPVPDGIEGIELAFFSPDDLPALRGLPAHWAAKWLLARSDTS